TCTCGGGGTTCACTTCAACTTCTTGTCCTGAAATGATATGACCCAAATAATCAATACGTTCTTGCGCGAAGCTGCACTTCTTCTGGTTTGCATATAACTCATTCTTTCTCAGGATTTCCAATGCTAACCCAATGTGCTTCAGATGATTTTCCAAGTTCTCACTGTAGATTAGTATGTCGTCGAAAAATACTAATATGAACTTCTgcaaaaatggtttaaatattGAGTTCATTAGAGCTTGGAAAGTGGATGTGGCATTAGTTAAGCCGAATGCCATAACCATAAATTCATAGTGTCCATCATGTGTTCGAAATGCTGTTTTTTCGATGTCTTCTCCACACATTTTGATCTGATGGAACCCCGCCTTTAAATCAATCTTTGAAAACCAGTTTGCTCCATTTAATTCATCGAAAAGCTCCTCAACCACCAGAATAGGGaatttttatcttcaaaaaGTTCACCCAAATCAATGAATGAATAACCATGTTAATTGactggttcttttttttattttattttgacataattacaactaagatgcacttttttattgaaaagataCAAGTAAGAGggtaaattttgagttttctcACTATATATGTTGCCAAAAAACCTGGTGTAAAGTGTAagtattttcttaataatttcatttaaaccATGCTCAATTCTACGCAATATGAGTTTTGGTCCTTTATTATGAAAGTgcatatttagatttggttacgaatgttttgttttatgaaaaaatcatttgtgACTATTGTTTCAATCTTTTCAATTGAAACACGTGCACATATTCACGTGAAATatcttaattctatttaatttttaaatatgctttagcatataataaacaaatattatacaatattaatggtaaaattattatttaaaaaagaaaaagaaattcattgttgtagtaattaaataattgaattaatgtattaatatttgatccaatattgtaatatatagaatacgataattttttattctaatatgTCAATGTGAAATCACAAGAaatgatgcaatttttcaCCATTCGTTACTACTTTGAATCAATTAAATCCccttttgtgtgtgtttgttttcttttgaactttgGGATTTcgtgacgttttttttttctaatgtgtAACTGCaagagtttattttgtttttcttttacacgTACATTTTACATGTAAGTTTGGAGGAATCAATGCACCAATTTGATGTGTGTGCAACCATCTCCACTCTAAACAGAATGCATCGTATCTCGAAGATCAACTAGTCACATCCTATCAATATTAGTTACACATATTCGACataaggttttattttttaaaatatagaactttattttgtaaactaaaaaattggaaaaatcttctttccaaacattaaaatggACACTTACAATAGAAAAGTCACAACTACGTTAGATCacaaaaagtaatataaatttttttcgacaatttaagaataaaatagatgtatataatttttttctccacGAGCGCATTTAATATAGTAGAGATTTCAACGctgattacaaatttagtttacatCATGTCAAGGTAATATTactctgtattttttttccctaaaagaAGGTGTCcataaatttgtaactttttgcTACTAAACCCAACTttaattagtgttttaaaatatttataaaatatagtacaaCTTTAGTAATTTTTCATCGGCAGGAAATTATCTATTAATATAAGTCTATTAGTGTCTATTaggatattatattttcaaatctcgtcttttatttagttattttgattagttggaattatctattaattgattttttttatctaattttaaattttaaccaaaGTAATCAATTCCGATCACCATCCCACtgtaatgttattattttaaaaattaaacttcattttatttattgattaaaatctTCAAGTACATAGCCTTCAAAGAAGATTGgatataaccaaaataatgCTGCATATATCATTTAGAGTCTTGCCATTCTTCAAAAGCAACGATGTATCCTTAGGCGGCTGTGCGAACTTATCCTGACAGTCACCAATATTAGTCATGGCACCAGAAGTTACAATATTGACACCATTAAAGTCCCCAAGTGCCAAGTCCTTTTGGGCATTTTCAATGTCACCAATAGCTTCATCATAGCTCTCAGCACAAGACGAATATCGTTGCTTAAGTTGAGGATTGGTGGCGGTTTTTGCCAGTGAGTTGGCTAAGTCAAAGATTTTTCAGCATTTGTATGAGCAAGGTTTAAGGTGTATACAGCCAAGCCTTTTAGATTTGTAGTGCCCGCAGATTTCAACAcacttgaacaaaattgtGGATTTGAGGTTTTTGGACAGATGGTGGAAGCGACGTCATTAGATGATGCCACATTTGAAATGATGGTGAACGAAAGAACTCCAACGAGAGAGATAATAATGAGACAAGAGTTATTggccattttaatttttctttattgtttccCGTCCTTATTGATATGATTCATttgataaatacatatatatatagatgaaatttagagaaattgtttgtttttcttatggaGGAGAAATGGCAGTTGTGATTACATAACTAAATAACCCATTCTAGTCTTTTGTTTGGTACTTTTATCTTGAAATAGCCCACCCAAATCAATTCATGAATAATCACAttaattgtctttttttttttttacataattacaactaagatgggtttatttttatttttattcaaaagatACGACTAagatgttaaattttgaattttctcatCAATCCATTAGAGGTGACCTATGCTCCAATCTTTTCTTACCAACAATTTAGGCCTTATAAGTGTATAGAAAATTGAACAGTGAATAGGATAGTTAGGCTTTGTAAAACTTACAAGTTACATAGTCCAAACTCTGATGTCTCTTCCGTTCCTGTCCTGCTTTGATTTTACCcccttcttttcttaaatacatttttctacattgtcgtttcttcttctctaactcattttttccaattatataaCATGTCTGTATGTACCAGAAATACAGTGAGCGGAATTCATGGAAGTTTTTCCCTGTTTCAAGTTCTAAGGTATGTGCCTCCAGACATCCCAGAAGTCAATATCCTAGTGCtttctgtatatatatattgaagaattTTCGTTGTTTACTTTTCTGGCTGAAAAGGGGGGACACGAAACTTATGTGACAGAAATCAAAGGATAACGTGTCTACAGTAAATCGAAATAAGAGTCTGGTTTTCATTGAGTTCAACGTGTTCCTCAAACAGAAACACAGGGCCGTATGCATACTTCTACGACTATAGTAGTCATCATGCTAGAGCTAAACTATTCCATAAGTTCACTATAAATTGTGAAATAAGAACTGTCTGATACTTGTCAAATAAGAATTGCATGCGTTAATCAGACTAATGTGTGGTCGAATATTACCTGAATTTGCTAAGTTTGTCCTGGACAGCTGTCTAATGTTAATTCTTTCCCCATTTCCTTTATAGGTCCCTGATATGCTATTGTGCTCCACTTTTGCCATTAACAATTATAATGTGAAAAGCTATCTCTCTGTTAAAAATACCTAGATGATGGATTAATGTGGAGTGGCCGATTAAAATGTTCTGTCATATCACACTAGTGCCTTAACATGAAAATCCAAGTGCATTACTATACAGTTATCCTTATATATAGTTGATATTCATAGTGTTCGTACTGTTTCTCTGTAGGAGTGTTAACAATTTGGATATGataatttctcttatttgaCTTTGTTCTCCGTTGCATTTGCATCTTGATCAGCTATGTTTATCTTGATTTGTTGAGCTTATGTTCTTATTGCATCTAGGCAGATGAAGTTGAAGTAGTGATTGATCCGAAGGACATTGAACTGACTACTGCAAGATCTGGGGGCGTAGGAGGTGTAACTTTACTTCAAATATTGCTTGCAATTAGCTCTCTGAATTTGTTctcataaaaccaaaaaaatggtagaataatctttctatttttttctcgtTGTCAATAATTATGCAGGGCGAAATGTCAACAAGGTGGAGACAGCAATTGATCTTTCCCCAAGCCGACAGGAAACCACATTTTTTGCACTGAAGAAAGGACTCAACTTGAGAATAAGATTCGGGCTTTTCTATTGCTACGAGCCAAACTATGAGCATCCATTACAATCATAGCATTTCTCACATCATCGTATAAATTACGTGAATGTGCACCTCATTCATacaatttatgtatttttctttttatgagtACAAATTCGGGGTAGAGGATTTAAACCCGAGACCTCTTGGTTCTAAGTACATACATACAGGCGTTAGTTGAGCTTGGTTGAcaatttctatactttttaagtaacaaataattggagaaattttgtggctatatttatgatttttctcaAAGAACTTAAGGATCtttatttccatttctatATATTGTGGGAATTTTTGCAGACATTGATATGggtgaaacaaagaaagtaagCGAACAAACTAATATTGGACAGTTGGAGTTCAGCCCTGCACGACCCTTTGACAAAGCCCTTCCCTCACTTCTAGCCACCATTGTCCATTGTTCACACCTAACACAACCTAGTGGTAGCATGTCACTTCCTCCTTGCCAGCCAGTTCACCCCAGCCTGTAGGTCAGTCAGCctgttataaaagaaaaaagtcaatttttatgttcttCCCCAACCGACAGTGAGCTTCACGGTGACATCTATCCTAATCTACACTGACTTTCACCCTACTTCGGCCACAACCAGACTTTCATAGTTAATAGGATGGTAATTTTGCTCGTTTCGACATTATGTACATGCATGAGTTTAATCACCCCTCCctcctcttttccttttcagttaTGAGATTAAAGTGAGGGAATGACAAGAGAAGATCATGAACCAACGAAAATTACaggtaattattgtttttctttttttccttaactCTTTTTAGCCTTTGGAAATATTAGCAAAGAACTCATGTATGATCTGCATTGAGACTGTTCTTGAGTTGCTTTCATCAGATAAGTTTATGAAGTTCTTGTTGTTGGTTTGTcatgattttgtttcaatttttctggAAAACTAAGAGTTGTTACTCTTGATTTTTTTCGAGTATTTCTCAGTCTAAGAGTAATTTATCACTAAGCACATGATTTTGTTGGTAACATGCAAGATACAACCTGAATGGAATATTCAAATACCATAATGTATTTGTCAGATCATGCAAGACAATTATACAAGCAGATAATTATGCTTATAGTAGCAATCggcaataaaattatttttaaaatttatttcagtGTTCTAATTACCTTGTTATCCTAATTCCTATCTTCTTTCGCCTTGCAGATGTGTTGAAATTTGTTGTCAGAATCTGTTTGAATGATGAACTTCATGCATACAATTGTTGTGGTTGTCACAACTGGAAtctattaaacaaaatcaaatacttGATAATAACTACCTCTCCACACTGTTATGTTTCTagttttttcgttttcaataatttgatcGGTTTTAGacttttggtttattttcaattagaaGTAAATGAATGAAGGAAAAGATAACagaaaaatttgattttacttttactatCATTTTCCTATGCTTTTTAGTTTATGGGGATAGATATTTGTTGGTGTTCCTTTTCTtaagttagaagaaaaaagttgggGCATAACTTTACATGGACAATCAagtcatatttttttcttaatttgtgtcttttatagctaaaagaagaaaacttaagAATTACATATAAGTAGTATAAAGTCCTAATATAaccttgataaaaaaatttcctttaatttttactcTGTTTATAAACTTATGAGGTTACaaattgcaatatattttctaataccatattatgaataatttggaTAGCTGGTTGTGTTTGAAAACTGTATCTTCTTCCATCATCATTGGTTTATCgttgctttcttttcatttttgttaaattccaacaaatatCAAGTTGATGTGACTTTTCTTGTAGGATATGGGTAATGTTTACAATTTCAAGGATTAGAACTTTTCGTTTATGTTGTTTATCAGACCTTCTATACATCTCTACAGTTATATGATCTTTATGGTGAATACATTGTGCAAGGCCTTATAAGCGAATGACatatgtgatttaaaataactgcagcaattagtttaaaatgttgttatatatctacgaatttcttaattgttatattcatTTGTCATTAGTTGTATTTAAAAGGGATGAccagaaaaacattaaaacaagaggtttacttttgataaaagaaaaatttaaatttaaattgctaaaatagcaaaatgtcCATGTCTAAGTGAAAAACTTGCAtcccaaataaaattattcaacaataatcaCGGTCGAACTCAAACTCCCAAAAACAATGATTACATTTATTCCCTAATTTGCTAATTCATTTTGGATTAGGTTTATTTTtgacaacaataaaaaaattgaggtgtGGAACAATGATATTATAAATGCCAAAGAGTAGTTAAgatgcaaaatataaatttatatttgcaatattaggtcaaaatgaatgataatttagttagatttttgtcaaataaataaaaatgtgaaccataccaaaagcaaatatagatgcttttttattattgaattttcatagaataaataataaaaaaaagtagaaaatatttgccttttaactttttcttttttaattttcatagaaaatatttaatccaaaaattaaataactctCCTCCACGGTCAATTTTCTTTCccctcttcttcaacctcaacggtctcttttatttcaaatttctttccctttttcttctcgaTCGTTTACTCTGCCTctcatctccccttctcttcttcgtcttcctcaaaCCTTGCGATTTCCTATCTCTCAAATTCCGTTTCGCTCTTCCTATACCTCCAAAATTTCGCTCTTCCTCTCTAACGTGAAGCAGCCAAGAAACTCTATCTTGCGACATACCCATCTCGTCGATCcaccactttcttcttcttctagccTTAACGGTGCCGAAATCAAGGCCGCAGACCCCCTCGAAAACCCAAGTcttccaaagaaaattctcCACCCTCAGATCGGTTTTCGATTCCAAATCCTGAAGAGCCCGCTTCCACCTAGGCCTCCCTCTTCTAACCCGACCGTTCCTGAGAGTTCGCTATCACATACTGCATTTTTTACCTGTGTTGTTGAATCCCGATCCAAGGTAATGCTAAAATAATGTTGCTAATATCTGGAATATGGTATTATTGaatttagtataaataaataaataaataaaagaagtataCCTGTAACAACTAACAGTTGTGGGCACTGTCGGAAAAAGGCAATGAATTTGTAAATCGAAGTGCAGATAGTTCTGTTGTTTAGGATGGAAAAGCATGAGTATCACGTTTCTATATTCAACGGACTGGTACTTGTAAAATTTAGGctcataatcattttattatgcAGAGACTGGCAGATGGTTTAAGTAGCTGGTTCCGGAGGCAAAAGCTAACAGGTGCAGCTGGGGAGCGCTTGAAGGAAGCACGCAATATCAACCGACCACTCTCACAACTCGGGTAACCGATCAAAACTATTGggagatattttaaatttcatttaagcaGTGATctttccaatgatttttttctttatttattttgtaatgtcaattagttggctaattatttatcaaaatgcttgttgatatcgctgccatgtttttattttgtaatgtttgtactttttagttgtgatttgtgaatatgctaGGATTGATTTTATTTGCTCTTCTGACTGTTAAGATCGGAATGATGTTGCTCATCTGAAAGAAGGCAACATCATGTGCTTGAAGACTTGTAGAGTATGGAGagtgaatggtcaaatttgaggaatcgtatctgctggctttgtagtccaaacaggttgtctggctaactttctttttctcattttcaaccaattagtatagctgtcatgttttttgaattccttgccaTTGTTGAGTAGTAACTTggcatttgtttattaaaaggttttaattaagattatggtgttcataactttgtagtcacactaaataacttaaaagagttagtttgacagttgacaaacatgatagtaatgtgatagtgagtgcaagggtaaaaagagttgcttctgttgggttaaagtgatgtttgtgttttttagtgtgatgtgttttgttttcaagttcgttagtagacatattacttaattgaaaattttgataccgtagccagtgtaggggaagatgaatggagggtgctattagactagttaagacttatatgtatcctaattttagtaatatataaaattgagagaatttcctttgattttcaggaacaaggatgaataatcaatgaaaaatgaatgaaaaggtttatccatgcaagcttcaaaccaaagtcaaggatgtcgatccttccaggggagtccaaagttccccccttatttttctccatttactttgattttcaaaagcttttaggacagaaaaagcaattttttgagAGGGTGTGGGTAATAGCTTGCTTAGCTTGCATGTTTAGTGTAAACTTGggggttcaaattttgcccaaatttcaaaatttttcagaATTCTTTCCATACAATAATGAGCATTATACCTCCTTAGCTTAattagatcttgcataaaaaaGCATGATTGGCAACCCTTGAGCACTGAGCTCGAGTTTATGATGTgaaattctgaattttgatgagtatTTGTGCTGAAATTTGAGCATAAGCTGctgtcttttttgttttaagctccttttagctatttcttattgagatgtgaatgcatgattgagaaaatggtatgtgtgttgtgaatgcttgattgcatgtataataaataagtgcatggatacttttctagctttgtcttcctttgttgcTTTGTCATGACTTACCTATGACGCACTTAGTCCAAACCTAGCCTAGATAGAGTAACAAAGGATATGAGGCACTCTTTAGAAACTGGGATGGTTTTAACAAGTTTATCTTGTCAAACATGAGTTAGAAGCCTCTTGTCTAGCCACAGTGAACTAAATCCCTTTAGAAAAGGGTCgacattaacaaaacttattgtcacttcgaagggagcaatcaaacttaattagtaactaaatgtagaaccatagaaaggttagcccaccggttctagcaagaccttgttaccacattgcataccaaagaaacaaaagagagacttgcaaatgcaaaacgtaaaaaggttagacaatcaagagctataaaaaaacaaacaacacatgcaatatacattagaaaaatcccataaaaaagcaaagagccaacttggttcggtcgagtagaatgtgttgagttccctaactatcagagcttttagcagaaaactttacttttggcctaaccaaaaccaaaccacctactcttagcgttctaaagttagcatcgagtttgatgagggctttgaaaagaggaggaatcctccccgttccatagtagggggaaaacgaggcttgttgtcactccgaagggagcagtcaaacttagaaattaagtttagaaccatagaaagcttagcccaccggttctagcaagaccttgttaccacattgcataccaaagaaacaaaagagagacttgcaaatgcaaaacgtaaaatggttagacaatcaagagctataaaaaaacaaacaacacatgcaatatacattagaaaaatcccataaaaaagcaaagagccaacttggttcggtcaagtagaatgtgttgagttccctaactatcagagcttttagcagaaaactttacttttggcctaaccaaaaccaaaccacctactcttagcgttctaaacttagcatcgagtttgatgagggctttgaaaagaggaggaatcctccccgatccacattagggggaaaacaaggcttgttgtcactccgaagggagcagtcaaacttagcattgagtttgacgagggctttgaaaagaggaggaatcctccccgttccatagtagggggaaaacgaggcttgttgtcactccgaagggagcagtcaaacttagaaactaagtttagaaccatagaaaggttagccaccggttctagcaagaccttgttaccacattgcataccaaagaaacaaaagagagacttgcaaatgcaaaacgtaaaaaggttagacaatcaagagctataaaaaaacaaacaacacatgcaatatacattagaaaaatcccataaaaaagcaaagagccaacttggttcggtcaagtagaatgtgttgagttccctaagtatcagagcttttagcagaaaactttacttttggcctaaccaaaaccaaaccacctactcttagcgttctaaacttagcatcgagtttgatgagggctttgaaaagaggaggaatcctcccgatccacattaggggaaaaacaaggcttgttgtcactttgaagggagcagtcaaacttagcattgagtttgacgagggctttgaaaagaggagaaatcctccccgttccatagtaggggaaaacgaggcttgttatGAGGGTTTTCCCTtgggaaattattataaaagtgacaaatgaaaatattgattggtTTCTGAACCACTGTGGTGCCcttgtttgttattttcccTTATGTTGCTCTATGCTTGGTTTTCTAATTGATAATATCATCTTAAAGTGTTCTAATTGATAGCACATATCTCTTAGTGTTAGTACTTTCttacctttctctctcttacatATATAGGGATATGTTGAGCATTTTCGCTAGCAAGGATTATGTACTTAACAAGGCCTTAGTGGATTAGAGAGTTAAGAAATTTGCATATGCTTGCATCCAGACTGTACACCATAATAGGTAAttagttttttccatttcaacatTCCTTATTAAAAACTTATCCTTTTTAACGTTTTGAATGGAAACAAATGTTTGATCTatcattgttgattttgttggcTTTCTATGCTGTGATCCtttaattgtatatgatatatttcttttgttgaaaagtgatatatttcttagattttgttcagatatatataatgaCATAAAGGTTTTTTTACCTTCAGCTAACGAATTCAGactaatcttatttatatatatgataagttgtctttatttttcctctgaATTATTCTTACTTGATGTTGTTCTTGATAGAAACCAATTGAGGAATCAACTTTTGGCTGCACCTGTGAACTCTAACACACCTGCAACTCTATTGTTAgacacaattattttcttattacaacCTGAACTCCCATGGGTTTGTAAAATTGTTGGTTACTTCCTGGAAAGAAATGCATATGCGTTGATTAGGGATATCACTTTGACAGGGAAGGTATAAATgtacttcctttttttctacttgcaagtggttttttttatagatattcTGTTTTGCCGTGGATTATCCTCTGCAGGTGTTTTCAGAGAACTAATTCACACTCAAACTATTGCAGGAAAGTGCAGATTCACATTCCAAGAGTTCATTGGCTTCTCTAGAACATCTGCTGTCTCTTTTGAGTTCTCATGTTGGTAAGAAGCCATGTTGTTGCCCACGTGTTGATCCCAATTGGAGTTTCTCCTCTCAAATTCTTACTCTTCCTTTACTGTGGCGGACATTCACATTTCACACCTCTCTCTACCCAATGGACAAAGTTGCATGTGTCATCCTCTACTAGGTTCGTGTACCTTGCTGTTTGGATATAATGGCGTTAGTAATGGTTTAAAGGTCATGTTTTCTCAATAACGAGAAACATAACATGCATGtacttcatttaaaaaagaaaaaaaaactctatagattttttttgaaaagatctTTTTAAGTACAACTTGGTGTgggacataaaaaattatgactaTTCTAGCATACAGAATGGAGTTAGTTCCAGTACTCTggagttttattaaaaagtgccacgagaataaaaaatggtcatCCTTTTCAGAGAAATTGGCATATTTATCAGGAGATGCACCTGGTTGGCTATTACCTTTGGCTGTTTTTTTGTCCTGTGTACAAGTAAGATTATCTTCTTTATTCCTGTTCCTCTACTTTTGAATTTCGCTTTAATTCCTCATCTgatgttatataattatatggtaTGTTATAAGATTCGGCATGTCCTGATCACTTCTTTCCTTATCAATCAGGCACATGCTCATAATAATTGACAATGAGGAGTTTTATGAGCAGGAGAAGCCACTATCGTTAAAGAACAGATGCCTGATCGTTATTTTAAGACAGGTGAGCTCTTTAATTCCATCATATGTCCAAAAAGATACCCATACCCTCCCACTCAAGACACTTAAGTAATTGCTcagagaaataacaaaatacttggccccactctaacaaacacattcctaagggcccacacaaatagaaaaataccaactaactctcaatcattctttcttcttcctattcttgtctctaCGGGAATACACGTTTACTATGGGAGGTCTATCATTATCCGCCCCCAAAGagccaccttgtcctcaaggtggaattcaggaaactgttcttgaataagagcagcttgttcccatgttgcactttcaagtgtcccctcactccaacggatcaaaacttctaagttgtcctccttttctattgttttgcgaACTCCCAATACTTCTACTGGAGACACTTGCATAGACAAATCAGCAGCCAAATCTTTTGGAATTGGGAATAATGGCCTGTTTGAACTCACACCTTGCGAAGaacagaaacatgaaagaTGGGTGTATAAGCGATTCCTTGGGAAAGGCCAAACGGTATGCAACGAAACCAATTCGTGCCACGATCATAAATGGACCAATGAATCTTGGGGCCAATTTGGGGTGCTTAAAACGGCTGAGAGAGGACTGTTGGTAAGGGCGTAACTTCACATACACCCAATCATGAACCTTAAACAGAACCTCCTGTCTTTTAGCATTAGCATATTTGACCATTCGCTGCTGTGCTTTCAgtaaattggccttcaaaacacccaaaatttcatctctttctttcatcaaatggtcTACTTCATTCACCCGACTCGAGCCCTTCACATACGGTAATATAGAGGGGGTGGTCGCCCATAGAGGGCCTCGAAGGGGGTCATCAATATGGCTGTACGGACTGTTGTATTATAGCTCAATTCAACCCAAGCTAGCCATTTAACCCACTGTTTAGGTGTGTTCATAGCAAAACACCGTAGATACGTCTCCACCCCTCGATTGACAACTTCTGTTTGACCATCCGTTTGGGGGTGGTAAGTGGTGCTTCGTCTCAACTGAGTTTCCAACAACCTCCACAACTCTTCCCAGAATAGACTTGTGAAAATACGATCACGATCCGACACTATACTTCGGGGGCATCCATGCAAACGAATAATCTCTCGCATAAAAACAGCAGCAACCACTTTTGCACCAAATGGATGTTTCAAGGGAATGAAATGTGCATACTTGGAAAGACGATCCGCAACTACCAATATAAC
Above is a genomic segment from Cucumis sativus cultivar 9930 unplaced genomic scaffold, Cucumber_9930_V3 scaffold54, whole genome shotgun sequence containing:
- the LOC116406001 gene encoding pectinesterase inhibitor-like: MANNSCLIIISLVGVLSFTIISNVASSNDVASTICPKTSNPQFCSTNSLAKTATNPQLKQRYSSCAESYDEAIGDIENAQKDLALGDFNGVNIVTSGAMTNIGDCQDKFAQPPKDTSLLLKNGKTLNDICSIILVISNLL